One Pseudomonas fluorescens genomic region harbors:
- a CDS encoding type II secretion system F family protein has protein sequence MTTPLMISALLLLGASLLLLLSLAQQRRRVRQISRRLEGDLLRQNRFGNLLQVLGDSRIGQRSVKLDNETQTLLNRLGWRSVRQRSLFAACQIGSPLLLLALTVLLQSVFFPGVEKPWIAPLFALGVGYLLPKRLLVIAVTRRRKQLANEIGTFIPLLRILFESGMAVEQALRVLSHEGRALLPVLTQELRLVLGRVDSGLELGEELNKATQLLAVDEFTDTCVILQQLLYQGGGAMKSLLALKQLLDDRRLTRLQEYISKMSAKMSVVMMLFLFPALLIVLAGPGFTALAKALGA, from the coding sequence ATGACGACGCCATTGATGATCAGTGCCTTGCTGCTGCTCGGCGCGAGCCTGTTGTTGCTGCTCAGCCTTGCGCAACAGCGCCGTCGCGTCCGGCAGATCAGCCGCCGACTGGAAGGCGACCTGCTGCGGCAGAATCGCTTCGGCAATCTGCTGCAAGTGCTCGGCGACAGCCGCATCGGCCAGCGCAGCGTCAAACTCGACAACGAGACCCAGACCTTGCTCAACCGTCTCGGCTGGCGCAGCGTCCGTCAGCGTTCACTTTTCGCGGCCTGTCAGATCGGCTCGCCGTTATTGCTGCTGGCGCTGACCGTGCTGCTGCAATCGGTATTTTTCCCTGGTGTGGAAAAACCATGGATCGCGCCGCTGTTCGCCCTAGGCGTCGGCTATTTGTTGCCCAAGCGGCTGCTGGTGATCGCCGTCACTCGTCGTCGAAAACAATTGGCCAATGAGATCGGAACCTTCATTCCGCTGCTGCGCATCCTCTTCGAATCCGGCATGGCCGTGGAGCAGGCGCTGCGCGTGCTGAGCCATGAGGGCCGGGCTCTGCTGCCGGTGCTGACGCAGGAACTGCGGCTGGTATTGGGCCGTGTTGATTCCGGCCTTGAACTGGGTGAAGAACTGAACAAAGCCACGCAATTACTGGCGGTCGACGAATTCACCGACACCTGTGTGATCCTGCAGCAACTGCTCTATCAGGGCGGCGGCGCGATGAAGTCGCTGCTGGCGCTCAAGCAACTGCTCGACGACCGGCGCCTGACCCGCCTGCAGGAATACATCTCGAAAATGTCTGCAAAAATGTCCGTCGTGATGATGCTGTTTCTCTTCCCGGCGTTGTTGATTGTCTTGGCCGGCCCGGGTTTCACTGCCCTGGCGAAGGCCTTGGGTGCTTGA
- a CDS encoding DUF3613 domain-containing protein translates to MKAAIFCLGLLALPLSSHAIDAGPASAQQQETEGWLLLQSRNKVASPTVQTQTPAERELTMQRWLKSYEHEIPQFFDQDEGGEIDSGSGG, encoded by the coding sequence ATGAAAGCCGCGATTTTTTGCCTTGGCCTGCTGGCCTTGCCGCTGAGCAGCCACGCCATCGACGCCGGCCCGGCCTCTGCCCAGCAACAGGAAACCGAAGGCTGGCTGCTGCTGCAAAGCCGCAACAAGGTGGCTTCGCCGACCGTGCAGACTCAAACCCCGGCCGAACGCGAACTGACCATGCAGCGCTGGCTGAAAAGCTACGAGCATGAGATTCCGCAATTCTTCGACCAGGACGAAGGCGGGGAAATAGACAGTGGATCCGGGGGCTGA
- a CDS encoding tetratricopeptide repeat protein, whose protein sequence is MKAMIAGVCLLMLGGCANTGQNPWQALTSNASCAKLSSDQQLSLNLADDMANDGKLHASLANLQSLPDNIADVRLRKAKVYRLLGRSEAEPLYRSLLGSCLAAEAEHGLGQLAAARSDFGQAQAHLQRAARLAPTDEKIRNDLGVVYLNQLRLEDARFEFLTAMELKQNDQLAAQNLVTLLLYQDDWNRAAELVSRLGLSPAQFSEAQGRAEKLKLPNRSTVAVTALLK, encoded by the coding sequence ATGAAAGCAATGATTGCAGGCGTGTGTTTGTTGATGCTTGGTGGTTGCGCCAACACCGGGCAAAACCCCTGGCAAGCGCTGACCAGTAACGCCAGTTGCGCGAAGCTGAGTTCCGACCAACAGCTGTCCCTGAACCTGGCCGATGACATGGCCAACGATGGCAAGCTGCACGCCAGCCTGGCCAATCTGCAAAGCCTGCCGGACAACATAGCCGACGTGCGTTTGCGTAAAGCCAAGGTGTATCGCCTGCTCGGTCGCAGCGAGGCGGAGCCGCTGTATCGCAGTCTGCTCGGTTCCTGCCTGGCGGCCGAGGCCGAACATGGTTTGGGACAATTGGCTGCGGCCAGATCCGACTTCGGCCAGGCGCAGGCACATCTGCAACGTGCCGCACGCCTGGCGCCGACTGACGAAAAAATCCGCAATGACCTTGGCGTGGTTTACCTCAATCAACTGCGCCTCGAAGACGCCCGGTTCGAGTTTCTGACCGCGATGGAGCTCAAGCAGAACGACCAATTGGCGGCGCAAAATCTGGTGACATTGCTGTTGTATCAGGACGACTGGAACCGTGCTGCCGAACTGGTCAGTCGCCTGGGCCTGAGTCCGGCGCAATTCAGCGAAGCGCAAGGCCGCGCGGAAAAACTCAAGCTGCCAAACCGCTCCACTGTCGCCGTCACGGCATTGCTCAAATAA